Proteins found in one Candidatus Zymogenaceae bacterium genomic segment:
- a CDS encoding bile acid:sodium symporter family protein, giving the protein MEASIFNKIIMPLGIVIIMYGLGLSLTVVDFRRVWTNPKVMSTGIALQIVGLPILGFMFCYALHLNPVMAMSVMLLSSSPGGAITNLVSFVSKGDAALSVSLTAVNSFITVVTIPIVVTLSLGHFLGAEAAAQVRVWKLSLGILAITIPPIILGMLTKQKLPDFAKKSEKWVRRGTIAFLATIATIVCINERALITEHYDEMTLLAVALCLLSGIMGMTVASAVRFPRKHVLTLSIEVGLHNSAMAIAIAMSFLDMPELSIFSAFYLLVEYIISGILMGIMSSSVGDRILGIKGEAAGEVAEKATEKIL; this is encoded by the coding sequence ATGGAAGCGTCGATTTTTAACAAGATCATCATGCCTCTGGGCATCGTGATTATTATGTACGGCCTGGGGCTTTCGTTGACTGTTGTCGATTTCAGGAGGGTGTGGACAAATCCGAAGGTGATGTCGACAGGGATCGCCCTTCAGATTGTCGGCCTTCCGATTCTCGGTTTTATGTTCTGCTATGCGTTACACCTGAATCCCGTTATGGCAATGTCCGTAATGCTTCTGAGCTCCAGTCCCGGAGGGGCCATCACGAACCTGGTGTCGTTCGTCTCGAAGGGGGACGCGGCCCTTTCGGTGAGCCTGACGGCCGTCAACAGCTTCATTACCGTTGTGACGATCCCGATCGTGGTGACGCTTTCCCTGGGGCATTTTCTGGGGGCGGAAGCAGCGGCCCAAGTAAGGGTGTGGAAGCTTTCACTGGGAATTTTGGCTATCACCATCCCGCCGATTATCCTCGGCATGTTGACAAAGCAGAAGCTGCCCGATTTCGCGAAAAAATCGGAGAAGTGGGTAAGAAGGGGGACGATCGCGTTTCTGGCCACCATTGCCACGATAGTATGCATAAACGAGCGGGCCTTGATCACCGAGCATTACGATGAGATGACACTGCTCGCCGTCGCCCTGTGCCTGTTGAGCGGCATTATGGGCATGACGGTGGCGAGCGCCGTCCGTTTTCCAAGAAAACATGTTCTGACCCTCTCGATAGAGGTGGGACTTCATAACAGCGCCATGGCAATCGCCATCGCAATGAGCTTTCTCGACATGCCGGAGCTTTCGATATTCTCTGCATTCTACCTCTTGGTGGAATATATTATCTCAGGAATTCTGATGGGGATTATGAGCAGCTCCGTCGGCGATAGGATCCTGGGCATCAAGGGGGAGGCTGCAGGGGAGGTCGCGGAGAAAGCTACCGAAAAGATCCTGTAG
- a CDS encoding SHOCT domain-containing protein, producing MAHEERDFASQMQELKDLLEQGVLTPEEFESGKKMLEHREKRRRRKGIQSGPATEKNGVPLFPRSGGCLSLMIVGSIVTAALGAFWLL from the coding sequence ATGGCACATGAAGAGAGAGATTTTGCTTCGCAAATGCAGGAGCTGAAAGACCTATTGGAACAAGGAGTTCTGACGCCGGAGGAGTTTGAGTCGGGTAAAAAAATGCTGGAACACAGAGAAAAAAGGAGAAGAAGAAAAGGTATACAATCCGGACCGGCGACGGAAAAAAATGGAGTTCCACTCTTTCCTCGATCCGGTGGATGTTTATCGCTGATGATTGTGGGCTCCATCGTCACTGCAGCGCTTGGTGCGTTCTGGTTGCTTTAG